The proteins below come from a single Oncorhynchus keta strain PuntledgeMale-10-30-2019 chromosome 1, Oket_V2, whole genome shotgun sequence genomic window:
- the LOC118393851 gene encoding probable rRNA-processing protein EBP2 isoform X2, which yields MRAVDSCKGKLRIGTFDYFGAGVSPEDIFGVPFTDANSFSREPLHVSTDFMLQDAFAKGLLKPGLNFTTQEPKKIVNNVEGLKQCLADFRKNTLPWIERLDMVNLPADDIVAKSEGRLDNKASEDINPDDDFQREMFFYRQAQEAVLEAMPRLLKLKIATKRPEDYFAEMAKSDQQMQKIRKKLITKQIMMEKSEKAKKLREQRKYGKKVQVEVIQKRQREKKAMMSSVKRYQKGMTDKLDFLEGDQKTAKGGAPAKGGAGKGAGGQTPDKKAMNKKGPNAKRKYKDQRFGFGGKKSGTKWNTKDSHNDVSGFRAKVAHGKGGKGGKGGKAGPGGRGPAKGGAKRPGKNSRKKMKGRS from the exons ATGAGAGCTGTAGACAGCTGCAAAGGAAAACTTCGGATAGGAACATTTGATTACTTCGGTGCGGGTGTTTCACCGGAAGACATTTTCGGTGTACCCTTTACAGACGCCAATTCCTTCTCACGTGAACCGCTCCATGTGAGCACGGATTTTATG CTTCAAGATGCATTCGCAAAGGGATTGTTAAAGCCTGGGTTGAACTTTACAACACAAGAACCGAAGAAGATTGTCAACAATGTG GAGGGTTTGAAACAATGCCTCGCTGACTTTCGTAAGAACACACTACCCTGGATAGAGAGGCTGGACATGGTCAATCTCCCCGCTGATGACATCGTTGCCAAGTCCGAGGGCAGACTCGACAACAAGGCCAGCGAAGACATCAACCCAGATGACGACTtccagagagagatgttctt TTACCGTCAAGCCCAAGAAGCTGTTCTGGAAGCGATGCCCCGGCTACTGAAGCTGAAGATAGCCACCAAGAGACCTGAGGACTACTTTGCAGAGATGGCCAAGTCAGACCAGCAAATGCAGAAG ATCAGGAAGAAACTCATCACGAAGCAGATCATGATGGAGAAGTCGGAAAAGGCCAAGAAACTAAGAGAACAGAGGAAGTATGGCAAGAAG GTACAAGTAGAGGTTATtcagaagagacagagggagaagaaggccATGATGTCTTCAGTGAAGAGGTATCAAAAAG GCATGACTGACAAACTGGACTTCCTGGAAGGAGATCAGAAGACTGCTAAAGGAGGCGCTCCAGCTAAAGGAGGTGCAGGGAAAGGGGCCGGTGGCCAAACACCTGATAAAAAGGCCATGAACAAGAAAGG GCCCAATGCTAAGAGGAAGTATAAAGACCAGAGGTTTGGCTTTGGCGGGAAGAAAAGTGGAACCAAGTGGAACACCAAGGACAGCCACAACGATGTGTCAGGTTTCCGAGCCAAGGTGGCTCATGGGAAAGGAGGAAAGGGGGGGAAAGGAGGCAAAGCAGGACCAGGCGGAAGGGGCCCCGCCAAAGGAGGGGCT AAACGACCGGGCAAGAATTCACGCAAGAAGATGAAGGGTCGCtcctaa
- the LOC118393851 gene encoding probable rRNA-processing protein EBP2 isoform X1, whose product MVFGPQNHCLYPIILVNNTMDIIEDEQLGETSEQDSELSDGELQDAFAKGLLKPGLNFTTQEPKKIVNNVEGLKQCLADFRKNTLPWIERLDMVNLPADDIVAKSEGRLDNKASEDINPDDDFQREMFFYRQAQEAVLEAMPRLLKLKIATKRPEDYFAEMAKSDQQMQKIRKKLITKQIMMEKSEKAKKLREQRKYGKKVQVEVIQKRQREKKAMMSSVKRYQKGMTDKLDFLEGDQKTAKGGAPAKGGAGKGAGGQTPDKKAMNKKGPNAKRKYKDQRFGFGGKKSGTKWNTKDSHNDVSGFRAKVAHGKGGKGGKGGKAGPGGRGPAKGGAKRPGKNSRKKMKGRS is encoded by the exons ATGGTATTTGGTCCACAAAATCACTGTTTGTATCCAATCATTCTCGTTAACAATACCATGGATATTATTGAAGATGAGCAGTTAGGTGAGACGTCTGAGCAGGACAGCGAATTATCTGACGGAGAG CTTCAAGATGCATTCGCAAAGGGATTGTTAAAGCCTGGGTTGAACTTTACAACACAAGAACCGAAGAAGATTGTCAACAATGTG GAGGGTTTGAAACAATGCCTCGCTGACTTTCGTAAGAACACACTACCCTGGATAGAGAGGCTGGACATGGTCAATCTCCCCGCTGATGACATCGTTGCCAAGTCCGAGGGCAGACTCGACAACAAGGCCAGCGAAGACATCAACCCAGATGACGACTtccagagagagatgttctt TTACCGTCAAGCCCAAGAAGCTGTTCTGGAAGCGATGCCCCGGCTACTGAAGCTGAAGATAGCCACCAAGAGACCTGAGGACTACTTTGCAGAGATGGCCAAGTCAGACCAGCAAATGCAGAAG ATCAGGAAGAAACTCATCACGAAGCAGATCATGATGGAGAAGTCGGAAAAGGCCAAGAAACTAAGAGAACAGAGGAAGTATGGCAAGAAG GTACAAGTAGAGGTTATtcagaagagacagagggagaagaaggccATGATGTCTTCAGTGAAGAGGTATCAAAAAG GCATGACTGACAAACTGGACTTCCTGGAAGGAGATCAGAAGACTGCTAAAGGAGGCGCTCCAGCTAAAGGAGGTGCAGGGAAAGGGGCCGGTGGCCAAACACCTGATAAAAAGGCCATGAACAAGAAAGG GCCCAATGCTAAGAGGAAGTATAAAGACCAGAGGTTTGGCTTTGGCGGGAAGAAAAGTGGAACCAAGTGGAACACCAAGGACAGCCACAACGATGTGTCAGGTTTCCGAGCCAAGGTGGCTCATGGGAAAGGAGGAAAGGGGGGGAAAGGAGGCAAAGCAGGACCAGGCGGAAGGGGCCCCGCCAAAGGAGGGGCT AAACGACCGGGCAAGAATTCACGCAAGAAGATGAAGGGTCGCtcctaa
- the LOC118393861 gene encoding protein FAM183A-like, which translates to MASAKQSKEKDPADIVNQNAIHIETIKKENRSQKVYTLFSINPYKRLHILTDKPMAGNKTHDKVQEDPAFLRAIHRACLEPTKKYTHPQTESQEIGWISRPLMVSDRSDRRLNWSRQNSEITKYMDAAWRLKEQTQNLG; encoded by the exons ATGGCTTCGGCTAAGCAGTCAAAAGAAAAGGATCCTGCGGATATTGTTAATCAGAACGCAATTCACATCGAGACCATAAAGAAAGAGAATAGGAGCCAAAAAGTGTACACGCTATTTAGCATCAACCCGTACAAAAGAC TTCACATTTTGACTGACAAACCTATGGCTGGCAACAAGACACACGACAAAGTGCAGGAGGACC CTGCTTTCCTAAGGGCCATCCACAGGGCTTGTTTGGAGCCAACCAAGAAATACACTCACCCCCAAACTGAGAGCCAGGAGATAGGCTGGATATCCAGACCTCTG ATGGTTTCAGATCGCAGCGATAGAAGACTGAACTGGTCACGGCAGAACTCTGAGATCACCAAGTACATGGATGCAGCATGGCGTCTCAAAGAACAGACACAGAACCTGGGTTAG